The following proteins are co-located in the Streptomyces bottropensis ATCC 25435 genome:
- a CDS encoding S-(hydroxymethyl)mycothiol dehydrogenase, protein MAQEVRGVIAPGRNEPVRIETIVVPDPGPGEAVVKVQACGVCHTDLHYKQGGINDDFPFLLGHEAAGVVESVGAGVTDVVPGDFVILNWRAVCGNCRACRRGRPWYCFSTHNATQKMTLASTGQELSPALGIGAFADKTLVAAGQCTKVDPAAAPAVAGLLGCGVMAGIGAAINTGNVGRGDSVAVIGCGGVGDAAIAGSRLAGAEKIIAVDIDDRKLTTAKSIGATHTVNSKDTDAVEAIRELTGGFGADVVIEAVGRPETYKQAFYARDLAGTVVLVGVPTPEMKLELPLLDVFGRGGALKSSWYGDCLPDRDFPMLINLYLQGRLDLEAFVTETIGLDDVEKAFERMHGGDVLRSVVTL, encoded by the coding sequence ATGGCACAGGAAGTACGCGGCGTGATCGCACCGGGCAGGAACGAGCCGGTGCGGATCGAGACGATCGTCGTGCCCGACCCGGGGCCGGGGGAGGCCGTGGTGAAGGTGCAGGCGTGCGGCGTGTGCCACACCGACCTCCACTACAAGCAGGGCGGCATCAACGACGACTTCCCCTTCCTGCTCGGCCATGAGGCCGCCGGTGTGGTGGAGTCGGTCGGCGCAGGTGTCACGGACGTCGTCCCCGGCGACTTCGTGATCCTCAACTGGCGTGCCGTGTGCGGCAATTGCCGGGCCTGTCGACGCGGGCGCCCCTGGTACTGCTTCAGCACCCACAACGCCACGCAGAAGATGACCCTCGCCTCGACCGGCCAGGAGCTGTCCCCGGCGCTCGGTATCGGCGCCTTCGCGGACAAGACCCTCGTCGCCGCCGGCCAGTGCACCAAGGTCGACCCGGCCGCCGCCCCGGCCGTCGCCGGACTGCTGGGCTGCGGCGTCATGGCGGGCATCGGCGCCGCCATCAACACCGGCAACGTCGGCCGGGGCGACAGCGTCGCCGTCATCGGCTGCGGCGGTGTCGGGGACGCGGCCATCGCCGGGTCCCGGCTGGCCGGCGCCGAGAAGATCATCGCCGTCGACATCGACGACCGGAAGCTGACCACCGCCAAGAGCATCGGCGCCACCCACACGGTCAACTCCAAGGACACCGACGCCGTCGAGGCGATCCGCGAGCTGACCGGGGGCTTCGGCGCCGACGTCGTCATCGAGGCGGTCGGCCGCCCGGAGACGTACAAGCAGGCGTTCTACGCCCGCGACCTGGCCGGCACGGTCGTCCTGGTCGGGGTGCCCACCCCGGAGATGAAACTCGAACTCCCCCTCCTCGACGTCTTCGGCCGCGGCGGCGCCCTGAAGTCCTCCTGGTACGGCGACTGCCTGCCCGACCGTGACTTCCCCATGCTGATCAACCTGTATCTGCAGGGCCGCCTGGACCTGGAGGCGTTCGTCACCGAGACCATCGGGCTCGACGACGTGGAGAAGGCCTTCGAGCGGATGCACGGCGGCGACGTCCTGCGCTCGGTGGTGACGCTCTGA